A genomic window from Punica granatum isolate Tunisia-2019 chromosome 2, ASM765513v2, whole genome shotgun sequence includes:
- the LOC116193884 gene encoding putative receptor-like protein kinase At3g47110, translating into MDPVSIITIEVARNHYISLSADMNYYATRVGPIGSNGVIVLQVDQIASKGVPGMQVSQVILLGFQTFSRSGLLASSLAEPYPVKTEEEEGTRNDGAESSEEAAAHWSNLSSFHLSFNFLDTGSGFQSRMLHLSLYVNAIISVLFFGLSNCLMRGNETDRLALLEFKYLIREDPSGVFDSWNSTIHFCKWHRITCSPRHQRVTIHDLQSLKLLGSISSHIGNLSFLRELNLLANEFDGKIPPEIGSLKRLEKLRLYNNSLSGAIPPNLSYCSELTLISLAKNQRVGEIPVELALLTKLQLLVVQWNYLPAQIPYSVNQFSGPVPSLAKLQASEVSYLEQLPRDRKQSITGEIPSGIGNFVNMVFLSMQINRISGGIPSSIGGLRGLVRLYLDCNQFTGNLPSSIGNLTLLKDLSLCSNFFQGGIPPSLGMLKFVSFRDLGNNFQGSILPSLSSLKVLHELDLSRNNLSGEIPSFLEKLNMLQVLNLSHNHLESPVPASGIFKNASAISISGNDELCRGSVVLHLPKCIVKEPKKRKLNRTKRRGPSSSSSFDQSLLAVSYHSLVKATYGFSGASLLSVEAFGSVYKGMIAEGENRIIIAVKRLRIATDVASALDYLPHHCETPIVHCDLKPNNIFLDSEMVAHVGDFGLARFIQEAADELHANQSSTICIRGLTGYVAPEYGMGSEVSTLGDVYSYGILLLELFTGKRPTDKLFNEGLNNRNFTERALSGQLEEIIDTAVFQEGQQTDQASRYNSTRAWTSNRVQNA; encoded by the exons ATGGACCCTGTGTCTATCATTACAATAGAGGTGGCAAGAAACCACTATATATCTCTGAGTGCAGATATGAACTATTACGCTACTAGAGTGGGTCCGATTGGCTCCAACGGAGTGATAGTTTTGCAAGTGGATCAGATTGCCAGCAAAGGCGTGCCTGGTATGCAGGTCAGTCAG GTGATATTGTTGGGCTTCCAAACTTTTTCTAGAAGTGGGTTGTTGGCTTCTTCCTTGGCTGAG CCTTACCCTGTTAAAactgaggaagaggaagggaCGAGAAATGATGGCGCTGAG TCATCAGAGGAGGCTGCTGCCCACTG GTCAAACCTCTCATCCTTCCATCTCAGCTTCAATTTCCTAGACACGGGTTCCGGTTTCCAGTCGAGAATGTTACACTTGTCTCTCTATGTCAATGCTATCATCTCCGTTTTGTTCTTTGGCCTTTCCAATTGCTTGATGAGAGGGAATGAGACAGACAGGCTTGCCCTGCTTGAGTTCAAATACCTGATACGGGAGGACCCTTCTGGGGTGTTCGATTCCTGGAACAGCACAATTCACTTTTGCAAGTGGCACAGGATCACTTGCAGCCCAAGGCACCAGAGAGTCACTATCCACGACCTCCAGTCCCTCAAGCTCCTGGGTTCTATTTCATCTCATATAGGGAACTTGAGCTTCCTCAGGGAGCTTAATCTTCTAGCTAATGAGTTCGATGGCAAGATCCCACCTGAGATTGGGTCGTTGAAGAGACTAGAGAAATTGAGACTGTACAACAACTCACTTAGTGGTGCTATACCCCCAAATTTATCCTACTGTTCTGAACTTACCCTGATCAGTCTCGCTAAAAACCAGCGTGTGGGAGAGATCCCAGTTGAGTTAGCGTTGTTAACAAAGCTTCAACTTCTTGTGGTACAGTGGAATTATCTCCCTGCACAAATTCCCT ATTCAGTTAACCAATTCTCCGGGCCAGTGCCTTCATTGGCAAAATTGCAAGCTTCAGAGGTTTCTTATTTGGAGCAACTGCCTAGGGACAG GAAGCAGTCGATAACAGGAGAGATCCCTTCAGGAATTGGAAATTTTGTCAATATGGTATTTCTGTCCATGCAAATCAATAGGATTTCTGGCGGAATTCCCTCGAGCATTGGAGGGCTCCGGGGGCTCGTAAGGTTGTACCTTGATTGCAATCAATTCACTGGGAATCTCCCATCCTCCATTGGAAACTTGACTCTACTGAAGGATTTGAGTCTATGCAGCAACTTCTTCCAGGGGGGAATCCCTCCAAGTCTAGGGATGCTAAAATTTGTATCTTTTAGAGATCTTG GGAATAACTTTCAAGGGTCCATCCTGCCGTCTTTAAGTTCACTGAAGGTTCTTCATGAGTTGGATCTTTCACGGAACAATTTGTCCGGTGAGATCCCAAGTTTCCTAGAGAAGCTGAACATGCTGCAGGTATTAAATCTCTCCCACAACCATTTGGAGAGCCCGGTGCCAGCCAGTGGGATTTTCAAGAATGCAAGTGCTATTTCCATATCAGGAAATGATGAGCTCTGCAGAGGATCTGTTGTGCTGCATCTTCCAAAATGCATAGTGAAGGAGCCGAAGAAGCGAAAATTGAACCGGACC AAAAGAAGAGGTCCCTCTTCAAGCAGCTCCTTTGATCAGTCTCTTTTAGCTGTGTCTTATCATAGCCTTGTAAAAGCCACATATGGCTTCTCTGGAGCTAGTTTGCTCAGCGTTGAAGCTTTTGGTTCTGTGTACAAAGGAATGATTGCTGAGGGTGAGAACAGAATAATTATTGCCGTCAAG AGACTGAGAATAGCAACTGATGTTGCTTCTGCTCTGGATTATCTTCCCCACCACTGTGAAACACCCATTGTTCACTGTGACCTAAAGCCGAACAACATCTTTCTAGACTCGGAAATGGTCGCTCATGTTGGTGATTTTGGGTTAGCTCGATTCATTCAGGAAGCCGCAGATGAACTCCACGCTAACCAATCAAGTACCATTTGCATTAGGGGTTTGACGGGTTATGTTGCTCCAG AATATGGTATGGGAAGCGAAGTGTCAACTCTCGGTGATGTCTACAGTTACGGCATTCTCCTGTTAGAGCTGTTCACCGGGAAGAGACCGACCGACAAATTGTTCAATGAAGGCCTGAACAATCGCAACTTCACCGAGAGGGCTTTGTCTGGCCAACTTGAAGAGATCATAGACACGGCTGTTTTTCAAGAAGGGCAACAAACAGATCAGGCATCGAGGTACAACAGTACCCGAGCTTGGACTAGCAACAGGGTCCAGAATGCCTGA
- the LOC116193886 gene encoding probable LRR receptor-like serine/threonine-protein kinase At3g47570 — MACQRHSRVTILDLQSLNLMGKISPYIGNLSFLRELHLQGNNFKQDILPEIGYLPRLELNLLHGSIPESLGRLKNIWELGVGANNLSGMIPPSIFNLSTLTFLEFVYNRLAGSLPLDLFTTLPNLQDIGLGYNLISGSIPGSMSNASNLVRFRAVENQISGTVPSLGKLHNFQVLFISANQLGTGGLNDLNFLVSLTNATGLQRLAASYNRLEILDMSKSLLSGSIPSGIGKLQKLVTLYLCDNKLAGSIPPSIGNLTQLTDLLLGNNLLQGQIPPSLGMLQALSNLSLSGNNLTGSVPGALFSLSSMSISLDLSRNNLCGSLPMGIGNLNSLGALNVSDNSLTGDIPTTLGA, encoded by the exons ATGGCCTG CCAGAGGCACAGCAGAGTCACCATTCTTGATCTCCAATCCCTCAACCTCATGGGCAAGATTTCTCCTTACATTGGGAATCTGAGCTTCCTGCGGGAGCTTCATCTTCAAGGTAACAACTTCAAACAAGATATCCTGCCTGAGATCGGGTATTTGCCAAGACTAGAG CTGAACCTTTTACATGGTAGCATACCTGAATCCCTCGGCCGGCTAAAGAACATATGGGAACTCGGAGTTGGTGCGAATAACCTGTCTGGTATGATTCCTCCCTCGATCTTCAATCTTTCCACTCTTACGTTTCTTGAGTTCGTGTACAACAGGCTCGCAGGAAGCCTACCTTTGGACTTGTTCACCACACTCCCAAATCTCCAAGATATAGGTCTTGGGTATAATCTTATATCGGGATCAATCCCAGGCTCGATGTCTAATGCCTCAAACCTGGTGAGGTTTCGAGCGGTGGAGAATCAGATTTCTGGGACTGTCCCTTCCTTAGGAAAGCTCCATAACTTCCAAGTCCTATTCATCTCAGCGAATCAGCTGGGCACTGGAGGACTCAATGATTTAAACTTCCTCGTTTCTTTAACCAATGCAACTGGACTACAAAGACTTGCAGCAAGTTACAATCG TTTGGAAATTTTGGACATGTCCAagagtttactttcaggcAGCATTCCCTCAGGCATCGGAAAGCTCCAAAAGCTTGTGACGCTGTACCTCTGTGATAACAAACTTGCAGGCAGTATCCCTCCCTCGATTGGAAACTTAACTCAATTGACCGATCTACTTTTAGGCAACAACCTCTTGCAAGGACAAATACCTCCGAGTCTAGGAATGTTGCAAGCTTTGTCTAATCTGAGTCTTTCAGGGAACAACCTCACTGGTTCCGTGCCCGGGGCACTTTTTAGTCTTTCTTCAATGTCGATTAGCTTGGACCTTTCACGGAATAATTTGTGTGGTTCCTTGCCAATGGGAATTGGAAATTTAAACAGTTTAGGAGCATTAAATGTATCCGACAACAGTTTGACAGGTGATATTCCTACTACTCTCGGGGCATGA
- the LOC116194486 gene encoding probable LRR receptor-like serine/threonine-protein kinase At3g47570: MSYHSLLKATNGFSEAYFIGVGAFCSVYKGIISEGDGEVVVAVKVLNMFKQGAASSFLAECQALRNIRHRNLVKVITACSSGDGNGNDFKALVYEYMPSGSLEYWLQPALEGNQARVMKRNLSLVRRLNIAINVASALDYLHHQCETPIVHCDLKPSNILLDEEMVAHVGDFGLARFVTEGPIPTSSIGIRSSTGYVPPEYGMGSEASTLGDVYSYGILLLELFTGKRPTDEMFDESMNLHSFAKIAMVGRVKDIMDPVLVEEVSSPTYHQKTAKAWACLALIFQIGLACSAKVPRERMRIGLVVTKLASIRNKLLETDKGECS; the protein is encoded by the exons ATGTCGTATCATAGCCTTCTGAAAGCTACCAATGGCTTCAGTGAAGCCTACTTCATTGGTGTTGGTGCATTTTGCTCCGTGTATAAAGGGATCATCAGTGAGGGCGACGGGGAAGTGGTGGTCGCAGTCAAGGTGCTTAACATGTTTAAGCAGGGAGCTGCTTCGAGCTTCTTAGCAGAGTGCCAGGCCCTGAGGAATATCAGACATCGCAACCTTGTCAAGGTAATTACAGCGTGCTCGAGTGGCGATGGTAATGGAAACGACTTCAAGGCCCTTGTGTATGAATACATGCCCAGTGGGAGCCTAGAGTACTGGTTACAACCGGCTCTAGAAGGAAATCAGGCCCGTGTAATGAAAAGAAACCTAAGTCTGGTCAGAAGGCTGAACATTGCAATCAATGTTGCTTCTGCGCTAGACTATCTTCATCATCAGTGTGAAACTCCAATTGTCCACTGCGATCTGAAGCCAAGTAATATTCTTTTGGACGAGGAAATGGTGGCACATGTAGGTGATTTTGGGCTCGCTCGATTTGTTACAGAAGGACCCATCCCAACAAGTTCAATTGGTATCAGAAGTTCTACTGGTTACGTTCCTccag AATATGGGATGGGGAGCGAAGCTTCAACCCTTGGTGATGTCTACAGTTACGGCATCCTCCTACTAGAGCTGTTCACTGGGAAGAGACCCACTGATGAAATGTTTGATGAAAGCATGAATCTTCACAGCTTTGCTAAGATAGCTATGGTGGGTCGAGTCAAAGATATCATGGATCCTGTACTCGTGGAGGAAGTATCATCTCCAACATATCATCAGAAAACAGCAAAGGCCTGGGCATGTTTGGCTTTGATATTTCAAATAGGACTAGCATGCTCTGCCAAGGTGCCGAGGGAACGAATGAGGATTGGCCTTGTGGTGACCAAGCTGGCCTCAATCAGAAACAAACTTCTGGAAACTGATAAAGGTGAATGCTCTTAA